The Sphingomonas naphthae nucleotide sequence CGGATCGATGCGCGCCGGATCGCTGGGTGACGACATGCTCGGCTCGGACGCGGGCAAGACGTTTCGCGACATGGCCGACAGCCGCCTGGCCGACGACATGTCGAACAAGGGCACGTTCGGGATCGCCGATCTGCTGCTCAAGCAGTTCGGCGGCCCCGAGCCGAAAGCCGTCACCACCGGCGCCACCACCGGCGCCGCGCTGAAGGACGCCGCACGATGAGCGATCTTCTCTCCATCGGCCGGTCGGGCGTCACCGCCTATCGCAATGCCCTGTCCACGGTCGGCGAGAATGTCTCGAACGCCGAGACCGAGGGCTATTCGCGCCGCACCGTCACCCTGAAGGAGGTCAACGCCTCCGGCAGCCAGCCGCTGTACAAGGCGGCGACCCAGTTCGGCGGCGTCTCGACCGCCTCGATCCAGCGCGCCTGGGACGAGTTCAAGGCGACCGACGCCCGCACCACCGCCTCCGACGACGGCCGCGCCGACGCGCGCCTGCGCTGGCTGACGACCACCGAGACCGCGCTCAACGATGGCGCGGCGGGTGTCGGCAAGCAGCTCACCTCGGTGTTCACGGCCGCTGACGCGCTCGCCTCCGATCCGTCGAGCGGCGCCGCGCGCAGCAATTTCCTCGCCGCGATCGACGGTGCGGCCGGCGCCATGCGCACCGCCGCCGACGCGCTCGGCCGCGCCAGCACCGGGCTGTCCTCCGAAGCGGTGCAGACGGTCGACCAGCTCAACGCCAAT carries:
- a CDS encoding rod-binding protein translates to MTRLSTPTPPTLSTAAVAPAKAAGTGVDREQLKAVAKQFEAVFARQIIGSMRAGSLGDDMLGSDAGKTFRDMADSRLADDMSNKGTFGIADLLLKQFGGPEPKAVTTGATTGAALKDAAR